One segment of Urocitellus parryii isolate mUroPar1 chromosome 5, mUroPar1.hap1, whole genome shotgun sequence DNA contains the following:
- the LOC144254980 gene encoding LOW QUALITY PROTEIN: RNA-binding motif protein, X chromosome-like (The sequence of the model RefSeq protein was modified relative to this genomic sequence to represent the inferred CDS: deleted 2 bases in 2 codons), with protein sequence MVEADRPGKLFIGGLNTETNEKALEAVFGKYGRIVEVLLMKDRETNKSRGFAFVTFESPADAKDAARDMNGKSLDGKAIKVEQATKPSFESGRRGPPPPPRSRGPPRGLRGGRGGSGGTRGPPSRGGHMDDGGYSMHFNMSSSRGPLPVKRGPPPRSGGPPPKRSAPSGPVRSSSGMGGRAPVSRGRESYGGPPRREPLPSPRDVYLSPRDDGYSTKDSYSSRDYPSSRDTRDYAPPPRDYTYRDHGHSSSRDDYPSRGYGDRDGYGRDRDYSDHPSGGSYRDSYESHGNSRSAPPTPGPPPSYGGSSRYDDHSSSRGAEGGSRDSYSSSRSDLYSSGRDRVGRQEPGLPPSMERGCPPPRDSYSSSSRGAPRGGGRGGSRSDRGGGRSRYEKQTKLWTKIPRSKKQRVETILS encoded by the exons ATGGTTGAAGCAGATCGTCCAGGAAAGCTCTTCATTGGTGGGCTTAATACGGAAACAAATGAGAAAGCCCTTGAAGCAGTATTTGGCAAATATGGACGAATAGTGGAAGTGCTCTTGATGAAAGATCGTGAAACCAACAAATCAAGAGGATTTGCCTTTGTCACCTTTGAAAGTCCAGCAGATGCTAAGGATGCAGCCAGAGACATGAATGGAAAGTCCTTAGATGGAAAAGCCATCAAGGTGGAACAAGCTACCAAACCATCATTTGAAAGTGGTAGACGTGGCCCACCTCCACCTCCAAGAAGCAGAGGCCCTCCCAGAGGtcttagaggaggaagaggaggaagtggaggaactAGGGGACCTCCCTCTCGTGGAGGGCACATGGATGATGGTGGTTATTCCATGCATTTTAACATGAGTTCTTCCAGGGGACCTCTTCCAGTAAAAAGAGGACCACCACCAAGAAGTGGGGGTCCTCCTCCTAAAAGATCAGCGCCTTCAGGACCAGTTCGCAGCAGCAGTGGAATGGGAGGAAGAGCTCCTGTATCACGTGGAAGAGAGAGTTATGGAGGCCCACCTCGAAGGGAACCCCTGCCCTCTCCTAGAGATGTTTATTTGTCCCCAAGAGATGATGGATATTCTACTAAAGACAGCTATTCAAGCAGAGATTACCCAAGTTCTCGTGACACA AGAGATTATGCACCACCTCCAAGAGATTATACTTACCGTGATCATGGTCATTCCAGTTCACGTGATGACTATCCATCAAGAGGCTATGGTGATAGAGATGGATATGGTCGTGATCGTGACTACTCAGATCATCCAAGTGGAGGTTCCTACAGAGATTCATATGAGAGTCATGGTAACTCACGTAGTGCTCCACCTACACCAGGGCCCCCGCCGTCTTACGGTGGAAGCAGTCGCTATGATGATCACAGCAGCTCACGCGGCGCAGAGGGTGGAAGTCGAGACAGTTACTCAAGCAGCCGAAGTGATCTCTACTCAAGTGGTCGTGATCGGGTTGGCAGACAAGAACCAGGGCTTCCCCCTTCTATGGAAAGGGGGTGCCCTCCTCCACGTGATTCCTACAGCAGTTCAAGCCGCGGAGCACCAAGAGGTGGTGGCCGTGGAGGAAGC AGATCTGATAGAGGGGGAGGCAGAAGCAGATacgagaaacaaacaaaactttggaCCAAAATTCCCCgttcaaagaaacaaagagtGGAAACCATTCTGTCATAA